A stretch of the Nematostella vectensis chromosome 1, jaNemVect1.1, whole genome shotgun sequence genome encodes the following:
- the LOC5511139 gene encoding DNA mismatch repair protein MutS isoform X1, producing the protein MAGVITRSSFYFLTELTAERVQRLLSHTRMKEVSRICKVYFSSDTKPAAKTNNLLCQYNEIKKRYPEFVVLFQVGDFYEIYGKDAIDVSQKLSLRLTKSATVSKLMAGFPVRSLNSWLTPLVQHGFQIAISQQIPEKTSKSSKLIHRDVVRLVTPGTVLEPLEPDANYLLSLTRGPGGSLGVAWVDISTGEFHLATSTLDTLEEDLTRINPAEILITARDMEEANPSPNYKVPKKLSKPPLSCVEKFHVTTIPEEWFDNSDPTSQNNIKHFLSTNTANFSSIELCAGVALLNFLSYTQKDVTPILNKPSQYNHQTHMAIDSNTRRSLELTEPLMNSDKKATLFGVMNTTCTHAGRRLLHARICAPSTQVHVIQSRLNSVEMFYNDRHLNEEVRQCLKRCPDIERTLQKVATSMAGLADLRLIRDSIIIYSNIRDLLRSSIAHESISVIGLLRALDYEAMEGLRTKLEQAVGHVESVEASVLEGYSDEADEIRAKIGENEQQVKDLMESYRSLLNIPKLTISPHRAFIRVVEIPSSKEAVMADREDFVRVDGVTGKVRYSTLRLQELNAELKSLQEHHERTQKALSNDLCHQVTRHADQLRQLARTLAEIDVASSLGLLALTRGYTKPKIVTTTDFRVSGGRHPVVDLLRPDSFVCNDCDLSKKRVWIVTGPNMGGKSTFLRQNALIAILAQAGSYVPAQQATVGIVDRLFARIGASDNLVQHQSTFMSEMLETAYILTNATEKSLVLIDEIGRGTSMLDGMSIAWAVTEHLHDVIRCRTLASTHFHQLARLTQALPAVACYHVTALLVDEGITFTFKVMHGTGQHSFGIDVARLAGIPKAVEARAREIARPFEKPSIGAESGQEWGDGEYSETSDGPESSVRYLRQELSAFDNIEVPTCAAASPHNTQNTILNHCNPDPLDSTIYEHPNRGICLTNTEPSHVLNTCHNNGEEWGKYFPSHHANGEQYASPSQNAHGVEFLSRDTKNMDLIPSHDAIEGELTPSRDAYGTEHPPSRHTDEVELVHSCHANGVLIIVPESLTSHEAKQIIVKAAEKCLFK; encoded by the exons ATGGCGGGAGTCATTACCCGgagttctttttattttttaactgaACTCACAGCTGAGAG GGTGCAGAGGCTGCTTTCACATACTCGAATGAAAGAAGTATCAAGAATATGTAAAGTCTACTTTTCAAGTGATACCAAACCAGCAGCCAAAACCAACAATCTCTTGTGCCAATACAATGAGATCAAGAAACGTTACCCAGAGTTTGTTGTGCTGTTTCAAGTTGGAGATTTCTATGAGATTTATGGAAAGGATGCCATTGATGTTTCACAGAAGCTGTCTTTGCGCTTGACTAAAAGTGCAACTGTAAGCAAGCTAATGGCTGGTTTTCCTGTCAGGTCACTCAACAGCTGGTTAACACCACTTGTCCAACATGGATTCCAGATTGCAATCTCGCAACAAATACCAGAGAA GACATCAAAGTCTTCAAAGCTTATCCATCGTGATGTGGTGAGGCTTGTCACACCTGGAACTGTACTCGAGCCTCTAGAGCCTGATGCCAACTATCTACTCAGTCTAACTAGAGGCCCTGGTGGCTCCCTTGGGGTGGCCTGGGTGGATATTTCAACAGGAGAATTCCACCTTGCCACCTCAACTCTAGACACTCTGGAAGAGGATCTAACAAGAATTAATCCCGCTGAG ATTTTGATTACAGCCAGAGATATGGAAGAAGCTAACCCCAGTCCAAACTACAAAGTACCAAAGAAATTAAGCAAACCACCACTGAGCTGTGTAGAGAAATTCCATGTCACCACAATCCCAGAAGAATGGTTTGACAACAGTGATCCAACCTCACAAAACAACATCAAGCACTTCCTTTCCACAAACACAGCCAATTTCTCATCTATAGAACTCTGTGCTGGAGTAGCGCTGCTCAACTTTTTAAGCTACACACAAAAAGATGTGACCCCTATACTAAATAAACCATCTCAATATAACCACCAAACACACATGGCCATTGACTCCAATACCCGACGCTCACTTGAACTCACTGAGCCTCTAATGAATTCCGATAAGAAGGCCACTTTATTCGGTGTTATGAACACTACTTGTACCCATGCGGGTAGAAGACTTCTTCACGCACGGATTTGTGCTCCATCAACGCAAGTGCATGTGATCCAGTCGCGTCTGAATAGTGTTGAGATGTTCTACAATGATCGTCACTTGAATGAAGAAGTGCGTCAATGTCTAAAAAGATGTCCTGACATTGAACGGACTCTACAAAAG GTAGCTACCTCAATGGCAGGACTAGCTGACCTTCGCCTCATCCGGGACTCAATCATCATATACTCTAACATCCGGGATCTTTTGCGCTCAAGCATTGCACACGAATCCATCTCTGTGATTGGCTTATTACGTGCGCTAGACTACGAAGCCATGGAGGGCCTGCGCACAAAGCTGGAGCAGGCCGTAGGTCACGTGGAGTCTGTGGAGGCTAGTGTGCTGGAGGGCTACTCAGATGAGGCCGACGAGATACGCGCAAAGATAGGCGAAAACGAGCAACAAGTTAAAGACTTGATGGAAAGTTATAG GTCTTTGCTGAATATCCCCAAGCTAACCATTAGTCCCCACCGAGCATTCATCCGCGTTGTCGAGATCCCATCATCAAAGGAAGCCGTGATGGCGGACCGTGAGGATTTCGTACGTGTAGATGGCGTCACTGGTAAAGTTCGCTACAGCACTTTGAGGCTGCAAGAGTTAAACGCTGAACTGAAGTCGCTACAAGAGCATCACGAGCGAACACAGAAAGCTCTTTCTAATGATCTCTGTCACCAG GTCACGCGTCATGCCGATCAGCTACGACAACTCGCTAGAACTCTCGCGGAAATCGACGTGGCCTCGTCCTTGGGTCTCCTTGCTCTGACTCGCGGATACACCAAGCCCAAGATCGTAACGACTACAGACTTCAGGGTGTCTGGCGGGCGACACCCTGTTGTAGACTTGCTCAGACCTGACAGCTTCGTCTGCAATGACTGCGATCTTAGTAAAAAAAGGGTGTGGATCGTCACGGGGCCTAATATGGGAG GCAAAAGCACGTTTTTGCGGCAGAACGCCCTGATTGCCATCCTAGCGCAGGCGGGGTCGTATGTACCAGCGCAACAAGCTACTGTGG GGATTGTGGATCGTCTGTTTGCGCGAATTGGGGCAAGTGACAACCTCGTTCAACACCAGTCTACTTTCATGTCGGAGATGCTAGAGACGGCCTACATACTGACAAACGCCACGGAGAAATCACTCGTCTTAATAGACGAAATCG GTCGCGGTACATCAATGCTAGACGGGATGTCCATAGCATGGGCGGTTACAGAGCACCTCCATGACGTCATACGTTGCCGTACACTCGCCTCAACCCACTTTCACCAGCTCGCTCGTCTGACCCAGGCCCTCCCGGCGGTTGCCTGCTATCACGTGACAGCACTGTTAGTTGACGAGGGGATAACTTTCACTTTCAAAGTAATG CACGGCACTGGCCAGCACTCATTTGGCATCGACGTCGCACGACTTGCCGGGATACCTAAGGCCGTTGAGGCCCGGGCACGAGAGATTGCGCGACCGTTTGAAAAGCCGTCTATCGGTGCAGAATCTGGACAAGAATGGGGCGATGGAGAATATTCTGAAACATCAGATGGCCCGGAGAGCAGTGTTAGATATCTGCGCCAAGAACTGAGTGCTTTTGACAACATTGAAGTTCCGACGTGTGCAGCCGCATCGCCACATAATACTCAAAACACGATTCTCAATCACTGTAACCCGGATCCCTTAGATTCAACGATATATGAACATCCAAACAGGGGCATTTGCCTTACGAACACTGAGCCCAGCCATGTGCTGAACACGTGCCATAACAATGGTGAGGAATGGGGTAAGTACTTTCCGTCCCATCATGCAAATGGCGAACAATATGCCTCGCCGTCCCAAAATGCACATGGGGTGGAGTTTTTATCCCGTGATACAAAAAATATGGACTTAATtccttcccatgatgctattgaAGGTGAGCTCACGCCTTCCCGTGACGCTTATGGGACAGAACACCCGCCTTCCCGTCATACAGATGAGGTGGAACTTGTACATTCCTGTCATGCAAATGGGGTGCTGATTATTGTCCCCGAGTCTCTGACGTCACACGAGGCCAAACAGATAATCGTTAAAGCTGCCGAAAAATGTCTATTTAAATAA
- the LOC116605000 gene encoding uncharacterized protein LOC116605000 — protein sequence MAANEVLTLSSLIKKDLNEAYFLPAWPSTYSSKDYRFLNDKKYRVFDYPPPSQTFLEYQFPMRNLATAGSEVPILMDRQPDKNLTAHWKKWLPAFAPATIKTIEEGLSDNVPVVTTGAMQGMSENKHSVNPDTHYRLQLKSTIPEINVCSPPRINVSSLSFPCLMKIDQSWSGRGTQIANDLEHLQAILSEVIDKAEWKEGFVLQECLSAIVDVPSYQFYVSKSGEVTWVGTTVGGFTGFQWSSAIVEWEDQDRLKDMVYDDFVIPVKDYLHENGYFGLVTIEVIFTEDGGRYLCDLNPRVGGDTTHLLLAPYMAQFGFTKSSLSLMKKFNCSSEELIAKANDINNTGSINGNTDSGRVIVLSVADVVEGCQADVTVFAKSKSEMQMLFDELNSLKNKAAPNS from the coding sequence ATGGCAGCGAACGAAGTCTTGACGCTTAGTAGTTTGATAAAAAAGGACTTAAACGAGGCTTACTTTCTTCCTGCCTGGCCGTCCACATACTCATCAAAAGACTACAGGTTCCTCAACGATAAAAAATATCGAGTTTTCGACTACCCTCCGCCTTCGCAGACGTTTCTCGAGTATCAGTTCCCGATGAGAAATCTCGCGACGGCTGGTAGTGAGGTCCCGATACTCATGGACAGGCAGCCAGACAAAAACCTCACCGCGCACTGGAAAAAATGGCTGCCCGCGTTTGCGCCGGCGACGATCAAGACTATTGAAGAGGGGTTAAGCGATAATGTCCCTGTTGTCACTACCGGAGCGATGCAGGGCATGTCTGAAAACAAACACTCTGTCAATCCTGACACGCATTACAGACTACAACTGAAAAGCACGATTCCTGAAATTAACGTGTGCTCCCCGCCGAGGATCAACGTCTCTAGTCTGTCTTTTCCGTGCTTGATGAAGATTGACCAGTCTTGGTCTGGCCGTGGTACACAAATCGCTAACGACCTCGAGCATCTCCAAGCCATACTCTCTGAAGTCATCGACAAAGCCGAGTGGAAAGAGGGGTTCGTTCTACAAGAATGCCTGAGCGCAATCGTGGACGTGCCCAGCTACCAGTTCTATGTATCTAAGAGCGGAGAAGTGACATGGGTCGGAACAACAGTCGGAGGGTTCACCGGGTTCCAATGGTCTTCTGCTATCGTCGAATGGGAGGACCAGGATCGCCTTAAGGACATGGTCTACGACGACTTTGTCATCCCGGTGAAAGACTACCTGCACGAGAACGGTTACTTTGGTCTCGTCACCATCGAGGTGATCTTCACAGAGGACGGTGGGCGTTACCTATGCGATCTCAACCCCAGGGTCGGCGGCGATACCACCCATCTTCTTCTCGCCCCTTACATGGCTCAGTTTGGATTCACAAAATCTAGTCTGTCGCTCATGAAGAAATTCAACTGCTCCAGCGAAGAACTGATTGCCAAAGCGAATGATATAAATAACACTGGGAGCATAAACGGCAACACAGACTCCGGCCGGGTTATTGTCCTCTCTGTGGCGGATGTGGTGGAGGGATGCCAAGCGGACGTGACCGTGTTCGCGAAATCAAAAAGTGAAATGCAAATGCTGTTTGACGAATTGaactctttaaaaaataaggcTGCACCGAATAGCTAG
- the LOC5511140 gene encoding substance-P receptor, producing the protein MANNTTFYGNVSLASPVPWFIWYKTPEDHRLGLLSAYIGIVTLSLLGDIALIAVICKYRHLRTKGNYFVLNMAASDIAALLVLTRSVYILHSESNAWDIQGWPGDILCKLAAFTRDITISVSIQSMVFLALNRYVAVVYPARPPPVILRPQVAIPFIWVAGFATFGVYFRVYRIEVMYGEIYCFNRWEPPFDPSTGQRNFYIMFMITQFFIPLPLMTVIYIAIALNLKRQVIPGEQLPENERRQRKRNKNAVLMAAAIVGSFAVCWAPQHTFELLQWRGALSDLKFEEYVYIHNTVVVMTYASFVINPLICFMFTEGLRKALKQMLTCGCFLNSTWIEPSKTMETSLNLRTRQRHDETVNEDG; encoded by the coding sequence ATGGCTAACAACACGACATTTTACGGGAACGTTTCTCTTGCCAGTCCCGTCCCTTGGTTTATTTGGTATAAGACGCCAGAAGATCATCGCCTTGGGCTTCTTTCCGCGTACATCGGCATCGTGACGCTCTCATTGCTCGGTGACATTGCGCTAATTGCAGTCATCTGCAAGTACCGGCACCTGCGAACCAAAGGGAACTACTTTGTACTGAACATGGCAGCGTCAGACATAGCCGCACTTCTTGTGCTTACTCGCTCTGTCTATATATTGCATAGTGAGTCAAACGCCTGGGACATCCAGGGTTGGCCAGGGGATATTCTGTGTAAATTAGCTGCCTTTACGCGCGATATTACGATCAGTGTATCCATACAAAGTATGGTTTTCTTGGCATTGAACAGATACGTTGCCGTGGTCTATCCAGCAAGACCACCCCCGGTGATTCTGAGACCACAAGTAGCTATTCCCTTTATATGGGTTGCCGGGTTCGCCACGTTTGGAGTGTACTTTCGGGTCTACAGAATCGAGGTAATGTATGGCGAGATTTACTGCTTCAACCGATGGGAGCCGCCATTTGACCCTTCAACCGGACAGCGTAACTTCTATATAATGTTCATGATAACACAGTTCTTCATCCCGCTCCCGCTAATGACCGTCATCTACATCGCAATCGCCCTGAATCTCAAGCGGCAAGTGATACCAGGCGAGCAATTACCTGAAAACGAAAGACGCCAGCGAAAGCGCAACAAAAACGCTGTGCTGATGGCTGCCGCAATTGTCGGTTCTTTCGCAGTGTGTTGGGCTCCTCAGCACACATTTGAACTCCTACAATGGAGAGGAGCGTTGAGTGATTTGAAGTTTGAAGAGTACGTTTATATACACAATACCGTGGTAGTGATGACCTATGCTAGCTTCGTCATTAATCCATTAATCTGTTTCATGTTTACTGAGGGCCTTCGTAAGGCGTTGAAGCAAATGTTGACGTGTGGCTGTTTCCTAAACTCGACATGGATCGAACCCTCAAAGACGATGGAAACCAGCTTGAATTTACGAACTAGACAGCGCCACGATGAAACCGTGAACGAAGACGGCTGA
- the LOC5511139 gene encoding DNA mismatch repair protein MutS isoform X2: MAGVITRSSFYFLTELTAERVQRLLSHTRMKEVSRICKVYFSSDTKPAAKTNNLLCQYNEIKKRYPEFVVLFQVGDFYEIYGKDAIDVSQKLSLRLTKSATVSKLMAGFPVRSLNSWLTPLVQHGFQIAISQQIPEKTSKSSKLIHRDVVRLVTPGTVLEPLEPDANYLLSLTRGPGGSLGVAWVDISTGEFHLATSTLDTLEEDLTRINPAEILITARDMEEANPSPNYKVPKKLSKPPLSCVEKFHVTTIPEEWFDNSDPTSQNNIKHFLSTNTANFSSIELCAGVALLNFLSYTQKDVTPILNKPSQYNHQTHMAIDSNTRRSLELTEPLMNSDKKATLFGVMNTTCTHAGRRLLHARICAPSTQVHVIQSRLNSVEMFYNDRHLNEEVRQCLKRCPDIERTLQKVATSMAGLADLRLIRDSIIIYSNIRDLLRSSIAHESISVIGLLRALDYEAMEGLRTKLEQAVGHVESVEASVLEGYSDEADEIRAKIGENEQQVKDLMESYRSLLNIPKLTISPHRAFIRVVEIPSSKEAVMADREDFVRVDGVTGKVRYSTLRLQELNAELKSLQEHHERTQKALSNDLCHQVTRHADQLRQLARTLAEIDVASSLGLLALTRGYTKPKIVTTTDFRVSGGRHPVVDLLRPDSFVCNDCDLSKKRVWIVTGPNMGGKSTFLRQNALIAILAQAGSYVPAQQATVGIVDRLFARIGASDNLVQHQSTFMSEMLETAYILTNATEKSLVLIDEIGRGTSMLDGMSIAWAVTEHLHDVIRCRTLASTHFHQLARLTQALPAVACYHVTALLVDEGITFTFKVMHGTGQHSFGIDVARLAGIPKAVEARAREIARPFEKPSIGAESGQEWGDGEYSETSDGPESSVRYLRQELSAFDNIEVPTCAAASPHNTQNTILNHCNPDPLDSTIYEHPNRGICLTNTEPSHVLNTCHNNGEEWGELTPSRDAYGTEHPPSRHTDEVELVHSCHANGVLIIVPESLTSHEAKQIIVKAAEKCLFK, translated from the exons ATGGCGGGAGTCATTACCCGgagttctttttattttttaactgaACTCACAGCTGAGAG GGTGCAGAGGCTGCTTTCACATACTCGAATGAAAGAAGTATCAAGAATATGTAAAGTCTACTTTTCAAGTGATACCAAACCAGCAGCCAAAACCAACAATCTCTTGTGCCAATACAATGAGATCAAGAAACGTTACCCAGAGTTTGTTGTGCTGTTTCAAGTTGGAGATTTCTATGAGATTTATGGAAAGGATGCCATTGATGTTTCACAGAAGCTGTCTTTGCGCTTGACTAAAAGTGCAACTGTAAGCAAGCTAATGGCTGGTTTTCCTGTCAGGTCACTCAACAGCTGGTTAACACCACTTGTCCAACATGGATTCCAGATTGCAATCTCGCAACAAATACCAGAGAA GACATCAAAGTCTTCAAAGCTTATCCATCGTGATGTGGTGAGGCTTGTCACACCTGGAACTGTACTCGAGCCTCTAGAGCCTGATGCCAACTATCTACTCAGTCTAACTAGAGGCCCTGGTGGCTCCCTTGGGGTGGCCTGGGTGGATATTTCAACAGGAGAATTCCACCTTGCCACCTCAACTCTAGACACTCTGGAAGAGGATCTAACAAGAATTAATCCCGCTGAG ATTTTGATTACAGCCAGAGATATGGAAGAAGCTAACCCCAGTCCAAACTACAAAGTACCAAAGAAATTAAGCAAACCACCACTGAGCTGTGTAGAGAAATTCCATGTCACCACAATCCCAGAAGAATGGTTTGACAACAGTGATCCAACCTCACAAAACAACATCAAGCACTTCCTTTCCACAAACACAGCCAATTTCTCATCTATAGAACTCTGTGCTGGAGTAGCGCTGCTCAACTTTTTAAGCTACACACAAAAAGATGTGACCCCTATACTAAATAAACCATCTCAATATAACCACCAAACACACATGGCCATTGACTCCAATACCCGACGCTCACTTGAACTCACTGAGCCTCTAATGAATTCCGATAAGAAGGCCACTTTATTCGGTGTTATGAACACTACTTGTACCCATGCGGGTAGAAGACTTCTTCACGCACGGATTTGTGCTCCATCAACGCAAGTGCATGTGATCCAGTCGCGTCTGAATAGTGTTGAGATGTTCTACAATGATCGTCACTTGAATGAAGAAGTGCGTCAATGTCTAAAAAGATGTCCTGACATTGAACGGACTCTACAAAAG GTAGCTACCTCAATGGCAGGACTAGCTGACCTTCGCCTCATCCGGGACTCAATCATCATATACTCTAACATCCGGGATCTTTTGCGCTCAAGCATTGCACACGAATCCATCTCTGTGATTGGCTTATTACGTGCGCTAGACTACGAAGCCATGGAGGGCCTGCGCACAAAGCTGGAGCAGGCCGTAGGTCACGTGGAGTCTGTGGAGGCTAGTGTGCTGGAGGGCTACTCAGATGAGGCCGACGAGATACGCGCAAAGATAGGCGAAAACGAGCAACAAGTTAAAGACTTGATGGAAAGTTATAG GTCTTTGCTGAATATCCCCAAGCTAACCATTAGTCCCCACCGAGCATTCATCCGCGTTGTCGAGATCCCATCATCAAAGGAAGCCGTGATGGCGGACCGTGAGGATTTCGTACGTGTAGATGGCGTCACTGGTAAAGTTCGCTACAGCACTTTGAGGCTGCAAGAGTTAAACGCTGAACTGAAGTCGCTACAAGAGCATCACGAGCGAACACAGAAAGCTCTTTCTAATGATCTCTGTCACCAG GTCACGCGTCATGCCGATCAGCTACGACAACTCGCTAGAACTCTCGCGGAAATCGACGTGGCCTCGTCCTTGGGTCTCCTTGCTCTGACTCGCGGATACACCAAGCCCAAGATCGTAACGACTACAGACTTCAGGGTGTCTGGCGGGCGACACCCTGTTGTAGACTTGCTCAGACCTGACAGCTTCGTCTGCAATGACTGCGATCTTAGTAAAAAAAGGGTGTGGATCGTCACGGGGCCTAATATGGGAG GCAAAAGCACGTTTTTGCGGCAGAACGCCCTGATTGCCATCCTAGCGCAGGCGGGGTCGTATGTACCAGCGCAACAAGCTACTGTGG GGATTGTGGATCGTCTGTTTGCGCGAATTGGGGCAAGTGACAACCTCGTTCAACACCAGTCTACTTTCATGTCGGAGATGCTAGAGACGGCCTACATACTGACAAACGCCACGGAGAAATCACTCGTCTTAATAGACGAAATCG GTCGCGGTACATCAATGCTAGACGGGATGTCCATAGCATGGGCGGTTACAGAGCACCTCCATGACGTCATACGTTGCCGTACACTCGCCTCAACCCACTTTCACCAGCTCGCTCGTCTGACCCAGGCCCTCCCGGCGGTTGCCTGCTATCACGTGACAGCACTGTTAGTTGACGAGGGGATAACTTTCACTTTCAAAGTAATG CACGGCACTGGCCAGCACTCATTTGGCATCGACGTCGCACGACTTGCCGGGATACCTAAGGCCGTTGAGGCCCGGGCACGAGAGATTGCGCGACCGTTTGAAAAGCCGTCTATCGGTGCAGAATCTGGACAAGAATGGGGCGATGGAGAATATTCTGAAACATCAGATGGCCCGGAGAGCAGTGTTAGATATCTGCGCCAAGAACTGAGTGCTTTTGACAACATTGAAGTTCCGACGTGTGCAGCCGCATCGCCACATAATACTCAAAACACGATTCTCAATCACTGTAACCCGGATCCCTTAGATTCAACGATATATGAACATCCAAACAGGGGCATTTGCCTTACGAACACTGAGCCCAGCCATGTGCTGAACACGTGCCATAACAATGGTGAGGAATGGG GTGAGCTCACGCCTTCCCGTGACGCTTATGGGACAGAACACCCGCCTTCCCGTCATACAGATGAGGTGGAACTTGTACATTCCTGTCATGCAAATGGGGTGCTGATTATTGTCCCCGAGTCTCTGACGTCACACGAGGCCAAACAGATAATCGTTAAAGCTGCCGAAAAATGTCTATTTAAATAA
- the LOC5511142 gene encoding uncharacterized protein LOC5511142 yields MPKFWVTKREEPNKTASVFSGSLERQFRAENANAREEIRLQKEKVSLEHQKRDRIRKISASEKLVVERHIRRNLVSRSRSEDGPRFPLVSPTRKISAKSDLSPINVLDVGELRLSSSAPNSPTIPRKQGPVKLPSIEGSPQARGSLQNLTKYEDFDVFSDESGDGFITSVPPHGYRATHSARPAHRPVCHSRDKTKSASDDSAVGRRHGDHARRLRYSDITVPSIVVEGGESRVVGLRRRSLSSNDLSLAERIHSFLGSLEAAGVCDDSKGNVFEDTDAD; encoded by the coding sequence ATGCCGAAATTCTGGGTCACTAAACGCGAAGAGCCGAATAAAACAGCCTCAGTGTTTTCTGGCAGCTTGGAGCGTCAATTCAGAGCGGAAAATGCGAACGCACGCGAGGAAATCCGACTTCAAAAGGAAAAAGTCAGCCTCGAGCACCAGAAAAGAGACAGAATTAGAAAGATAAGTGCTAGCGAGAAGCTGGTCGTTGAAAGACATATTCGGAGGAATCTTGTGAGTCGGAGCCGCAGTGAAGACGGGCCTCGCTTCCCTTTAGTTTCGCCAACGCGCAAAATATCTGCAAAGTCGGATTTATCGCCGATCAACGTCTTAGATGTCGGCGAATTACGACTTAGTTCATCCGCACCAAACTCTCCTACAATCCCTAGAAAGCAAGGTCCGGTAAAACTGCCATCAATCGAGGGATCCCCGCAAGCCCGAGGGAGTCTACAGAATCTGACAAAGTATGAAGACTTTGATGTGTTCTCAGACGAATCTGGAGATGGATTCATAACAAGCGTGCCACCACATGGGTACAGAGCGACGCACAGTGCGCGGCCAGCCCATAGGCCCGTGTGTCATTCCAGAGACAAGACAAAAAGCGCGAGTGATGATTCAGCCGTGGGGCGAAGGCATGGCGATCACGCCAGGCGTTTGCGCTATTCGGATATTACTGTTCCAAGTATTGTTGTTGAGGGAGGGGAGAGTCGTGTTGTAGGGCTACGGAGGCGCAGTTTGAGCAGCAATGACTTGTCACTGGCCGAACGCATCCACTCGTTCCTAGGTAGCCTGGAGGCGGCGGGAGTGTGTGATGATAGTAAAGGTAATGTTTTCGAAGATACTGATGCTGATTGA